In a genomic window of Poecilia reticulata strain Guanapo linkage group LG22, Guppy_female_1.0+MT, whole genome shotgun sequence:
- the LOC103458251 gene encoding uncharacterized protein LOC103458251, giving the protein MNADEARLKLRELLGQVNPSELPKLLDWMKNSEQPPPHDSPMQQRQRPTVHVDSFLYSEDQVDXLCEEGAMSRNYCLSCGSFRTAPLDFISHSFSVSELQFLFQNVLPDLSGRTVVDVGSRLGAVLYGVRVGLNLSETHTYPETKGCNEIGICIACYYLLTSVYCNLSPSLYITSHILQVPLPPGWVEELPVXCNVYLGRDVDPEELRQIHLYRVV; this is encoded by the exons ATGAACGCCGATGAGGCCAGGCTGAAGCTGCGGGAGCTGCTGGGCCAGGTGAATCCCTCTGAGCTCCCAAAGTTACTGGACTGGATGAAAAACTCAG agcagcctcCCCCCCACGATTCCCCA ATGCAGCAGCGGCAGCGGCCCACGGTTCATGTGGACAGCTTTCTGTACAGTGAGGACCAGGTGGACGYTCTGTGTGAGGAGGGCGCCATGAGCAGGAACTACTGTCTCAGYTGTGGATCCTTCAGGACTGCCCCCCTCG ATTTCATCTCACACTCGTTCTCAGTGTCAGAACTTCAGTTCCTGTTCCAGAATGTTCTGCCGGACCTCAGTGGTCGGACTGTGGTGGATGTTGGTTCCCGACTGGGAGCAGTTCTTTATGGGGTCAGAGTTGGTCTTAACCTTAGTGAAACCCACACATATCCAGAAAC TAAGGGGTGTAATGAAATTGGAATATGTATCGCATGTTACTATCTATTGACTTCTGTTTATTGCAACCTATCTCCATCTCTATATATCACTTCTCACATCCTTCAGGTGCCACTACCACCAGGCTGGGTGGAGGAGCTTCCTGTAGASTGCAACGTCTACCTGGGCCGAGATGTAGACCCTGAGGAGCTCAGACAGATTCATCTGTACCGGGTCGTCTGA
- the slc3a2b gene encoding solute carrier family 3 member 2b, producing the protein MNTEETNVEMKDAQNISAEQKDGPDEAPDEAPDAAPDAARAAVDADATEADVSEADLDQEEQEKQPMTADGDLPPEAPPEGREEVDAEKNGSVKLKILDEAEETFTGLNKEELLRVAGTPGWVRTRWALLLVFWLGWLGMLVGAVLILLQAPRCRELPATSWWNQGPLYQIGNIHAFTDTHNLKGVEQKMTSLSQLKVKGLVIGPIHVAPPDEAISLRFEEISPEAGNLEQFKGVIQAARRKDISVVLDLTPNYQGSSGPWFSRNSITNVAERLKSALVFWLNQGVDGVQLSGVEQLVSTVPALWADIRAIVQNGTDQDLRGGSERLLLGVTESSSADGVSALLSSTEVDLLISKVLTAGGPEPARYAHTVQRLYSNHTQTKLAWNLGGRDDGHLASLVPPAHVKLYQLLLLTLPGTPVFSYGDEIGLMDGESKFPKMLWDFEDELNGSLQEDQSDRLSLRNFFRSVSELRAKQRSLLHGDFLLLSNSSSSLAYLRVWDQNDRYLAAFNWGPEEEAVXQTSEAALPRHAAVALSTNSSALPEGSSVDLTELRLGPGQAALIKLPHTG; encoded by the exons ATGAACACGGAGGAGACTAATGTGGAGATGAAGGATGCTCAGAACATCAGCGCGGAGCAGAAGGACGGCCCGGATGAGGCTCCGGATGAGGCTCCGGATGCGGCCCCGGATGCGGCTCGGGCCGCTGTGGATGCTGATGCTACCGAGGCTGATGTGAGCGAGGCCGACCTGGaccaggaggagcaggagaagcAACCGATGACCGCCGATGGAGACCTGCCCCCGGAGGCTCCTCCTGAggggagggaggaggtggaCGCGGAGAAAAATGGCTCCGTGAAACTGAAGATCCTGGATGAGGCGGAGGAGACGTTCACCGGCCTGAacaaggaggagctgctgcGGGTGGCGGGGACTCCTGG TTGGGTAAGAACCCGCTGggcgctgctgctggtgttctggcTCGGCTGGTTGGGGATGTTGGTAGGAGCTGTCCTCATCCTGCTGCAGGCTCCTCGATGCAGAGAGCTGCCGGCCACCAGCTGGTGGAACCAAGGCCCACTGTACCAGATAGGAAACATCCACGCCTTCACCGACACACACAACCTGAAGG GTGTGGAGCAGAAGATGACCAGTTTGTCCCAGTTGAAGGTGAAAGGTTTGGTGATTGGACCGATTCACGTTGCTCCACCTGATGAAGCCATCAGCCTGAGGTTTGAGGAAATTTCACCTGAAGCCGGAAACCTGGAGCAGTTTAAAGGTGTCATCCAGGCGGCTCGCCGAAAAG aTATTTCTGTGGTTTTGGATTTGACTCCAAACTATCAGGGTTCTTCTGGACCCTGGTTCTCCAGAAACAGCATAACAAACGTAGCAGAGAGACTGAAG TCTGCCCTGGTGTTCTGGCTGAACCAAGGAGTGGACGGAGTCCAGCTGTCTGGAGTGGAGCAGCTGGTCAGCACGGTCCCAGCTCTCTGGGCTGACATCCGGGCCATCGTCCAGAACGGGACAGACCAGGATCTGAGAGGCGGGTCAGAAAG ACTCCTGCTCGGCGTCACAGAAAGCTCCTCTGCTGACGGTGTGTCTGCTCTTCTGTCCTCCACTGAAGTGGACCTCCTCATATCCAAAGTTCTGACAGCGGGCGGCCCTGAGCCTGCCCGCTACGCCCACACCGTCCAGAGGCTCTACTCCAACCACACGCAGACCAAGCTGGCCTGGAATCTGGGGGGGCGAGACGACGGTCACCTTGCCTCATTAGTTCCCCCAGCTCATGTCAAACTgtaccagctgctgctgttgacgCTGCCTGGGACGCCTGTCTTCAGCTACGGAGACGAGATCGGCCTGATGGACGGG GAATCCAAGTTTCCCAAGATGCTTTGGGACTTTGAAGACGARCTGAATGGAAGTCTGCAG GAGGATCAGTCTGACAGGCTGTCCCTCCGCAATTTCTTCCGCTCTGTGAGCGAGCTGCGGGCCAAACAGCGCTCCCTCCTTCACGGagacttcctcctcctctccaacTCCTCCTCGTCTCTGGCGTACCTGCGGGTCTGGGATCAGAACGATCGCTACCTGGCTGCCTTCAACTGGGGGCCGGAGGAGGAGGCGGTGCYGCAGACAAGYGAAGCGGCGCTGCCTCGTCATGCTGCRGTCGCCCTCAGCACCAACAGCAGCGCCCTCCCTGAAGGCAGCAGCGTGGACCTGACGGAGCTGCGGCTCGGCCCCGGACAGGCCGCGCTCATCAAGCTTCCTCACACCGGATAG